A single region of the Glycine max cultivar Williams 82 chromosome 20, Glycine_max_v4.0, whole genome shotgun sequence genome encodes:
- the LOC102661742 gene encoding disease resistance protein RPM1 produces MHFFDIYRHGNEAEQSTGRLRERLLMNCEQTIIDVSVETPGAVEQSNDRLRKRLLLNSEQTNIDVSIETPGAVEQSTDRPRERLLLISEQTNIDVSVETPGAVATALEKLDHILTQNLITLEDVIKRVGYVRDDLLGDTQNIILSSNLSSTAGELSQREKLWLEEVKDVCDYTVGVAEKFIARTERRLSMGRLWKVFYLYGQYASEQEFSKQMEYISTQFGDALYRRWIFGDRGDKIGSRSRPVAFPSFSPPANLFTVIARTVSLWRSLDENLKTSQRYLALMSALFSDIGSADEGLNQRQKVWVNQLKLVARKGESLVAAYPKDGFPFSVSRYRYAKNINRLLNEIIHISDRKNIYDIANIQGGKQNESIAEDNHNSPDSICYRDTTELDTGEKQLMDALLLDVKQSGYEDNHNSPDSICYRDTTELDWELDLITGEKQLMDALLLDVKRIGYEDLDGRYKIWVNQIKGIARETKAVIDESGGRELDRKPMLNRIRQKIKDASRSRKAHYGLVQCESGAESLRPRTQPFFNENVKVLMAQLLSDEKFRCITSIVGIKGTGKTKLAKMILRNEAVINHFDYRIFVPPSYATVEQIKEYIAKKAAEIIKGDKQNALATLASKKHLIVIDGIETPHVLDTLIEIIPDMLTASRFLLTTHNANVAQQAGMRSFVHPLQLLDDENSWTLFTTDLKVNIPLESKLSETGKKIVAKCGGLPLEIRKTRSLLSGKDVTQEDWSSVLKHPNLPLEILKISKLFSRKDVTEEKKWSSVLKHPGLPSEILKIIKLLRRKDLTEEEWPSVRQNPWSDTLNTININLPSHLRRCLFYFELFPANFGIAARRLVALWVAEGLVHHGEDQEPPEQVAERYLKELIDLNLVQIAKSKPNGTVKTCRLPHALHDLLLRKPEDARFPQVYTSKELIANQKYPEIREVADRLDENHNWHQHIHGNITNDSPQVGTYYKGVHSFLSFDFREGSRPGQELCNFLNLCISSNCLLLLRVLDLEGVYKPKLPESIERLTRLRYLGLRWTYLESLPSSISSLLQLQTLDLKHTYIHTLTSSIWNMKLRHLFLSETYRTRFPSKPKGTGNSLSDVQTMWGLFVDEETPVKGGLDQLVNITKLGIACQSMSLQQEVMESQLDAVADWIVKLEYLQSLRLKSRNEEGQPWKINLKSLKKHNNLTDMYLLGSLTNASVLFPESLVELTLSHSKLENDPMKILKDLPNLRSLSLLAESYEGEKMICKSKSFPQLYVLKVWNLKQLKNWLIKQQALPSLRQLEIRSCPGLTNLPFGLWHVKSLLELTLTNMSKEINIGIYRLPDNCKVRRDNSQ; encoded by the coding sequence ATGCATTTCTTTGACATATACCGCCACGGCAATGAGGCGGAGCAGAGCACTGGCAGGCTGAGAGAAAGACTACTGATGAACTGTGAGCAAACAATTATAGACGTGTCCGTTGAAACTCCAGGTGCAGTGGAACAGAGCAATGACAGGCTAAGAAAAAGACTACTACTGAACTCTGAGCAAACAAATATAGACGTGTCCATTGAAACTCCAGGTGCAGTGGAACAGAGCACCGACAGGCCGAGAGAAAGACTACTACTGATCTCTGAGCAAACAAACATAGACGTTTCCGTTGAAACTCCAGGTGCAGTAGCCACAGCGCTGGAGAAGCTTGATCACATTCTGACTCAAAATTTAATTACCCTGGAAGATGTAATCAAGAGGGTAGGATATGTGAGAGACGACCTCCTTGGCGACACGCAAAATATTATCTTGTCTTCTAATTTAAGTTCAACAGCAGGGGAGTTGAGTCAGAGAGAAAAGTTGTGGCTGGAAGAGGTAAAGGATGTTTGTGATTACACGGTTGGTGTTGCTGAAAAATTCATTGCAAGAACAGAAAGACGGTTAAGCATGGGGAGGCTTTGGAAGGTCTTTTATCTTTATGGGCAATATGCTTCCGAGCAAGAATTTTCCAAGCAGATGGAGTATATCAGCACTCAGTTTGGAGATGCACTTTACAGAAGGTGGATTTTCGGAGATAGAGGGGACAAAATAGGATCAAGATCAAGACCTGTTGCATTTCCAAGCTTTAGCCCACCCGCTAACCTTTTTACAGTTATTGCCAGGACTGTGTCTTTGTGGAGGTCTTTGGACGAGAATTTGAAGACAAGCCAAAGATATTTAGCTCTAATGAGTGCGCTTTTCAGTGATATTGGAAGCGCGGACGAAGGCCTGAACCAGAGACAGAAAGTGTGGGTGAATCAATTAAAACTCGTGGCTCGGAAGGGAGAGTCTCTTGTTGCTGCGTATCCAAAGGATGGGTTTCCCTTTTCCGTCAGCAGATACAGATATGCCAAGAACATCAACCGCTTGTTGAATGAAATTATTCATATCTCAGACAGGAAGAACATCTATGACATTGCAAATATACAAGGCGGGAAACAGAATGAAAGCATTGCTGAAGACAATCACAATTCTCCCGATTCCATTTGCTACCGGGATACCACAGAACTCGATACTGGCGAAAAGCAATTGATGGATGCACTGTTACTTGATGTAAAACAGAGTGGATATGAAGACAATCACAATTCTCCCGATTCCATTTGCTACCGGGATACCACAGAGCTCGATTGGGAACTGGATTTAATCACTGGCGAAAAGCAATTGATGGATGCACTGTTACTTGATGTAAAACGGATTGGATATGAAGACCTAGATGGAAGATACAAAATCTGGGTGAACCAAATCAAAGGTATTGCCCGTGAAACGAAAGCTGTCATTGATGAGAGCGGTGGCCGTGAATTGGATCGTAAGCCAATGCTAAACAGGATTAGACAGAAAATTAAAGATGCCTCCAGAAGTAGAAAAGCACATTATGGTTTGGTTCAATGTGAATCCGGAGCTGAGTCATTACGTCCAAGGACACAACCATTTTTCAACGAAAACGTGAAGGTTTTGATGGCCCAGTTACTTTCGGATGAGAAATTTCGCTGCATTACTTCAATAGTTGGAATTAAAGGCACGGGTAAGACAAAACTAGCCAAAATGATACTTAGAAACGAAGCTGTCATTAATCATTTTGATTATAGAATCTTTGTGCCTCCAAGTTATGCAACAGTTGAACAGATTAAAGAATACATAGCCAAGAAGGCTGCAGAAATTATtaagggagacaaacaaaacgCACTCGCAACCTTGGCGAGTAAAAAACATCTCATAGTTATTGATGGCATAGAAACTCCTCATGTCTTGGATACCTTGATAGAGATCATACCTGACATGTTAACAGCAAGCAGATTTCTTCTTACCACTCACAATGCAAATGTAGCCCAACAAGCAGGTATGAGATCCTTTGTTCACCCTTTACAGTTACTAGACGATGAAAACAGTTGGACTCTGTTCACAACAGATTTGAAGGTGAACATTCCCCTAGAATCAAAACTGTCCGAGACTGGGAAAAAAATTGTGGCTAAATGTGGTGGCCTGCCATTGGAAATAAGAAAAACGAGGAGTTTGCTTTCTGGCAAAGATGTGACACAAGAGGACTGGTCAAGCGTGCTAAAGCATCCCAATCTTCCAttggaaatattaaaaataagcaAATTGTTTTCGAGGAAAGATGTaacagaagaaaagaagtggTCCAGCGTGCTCAAACATCCCGGCCTTCCatcagaaatattaaaaataatcaaattgctTCGAAGGAAAGATTTGACAGAAGAGGAGTGGCCAAGCGTGCGTCAAAACCCTTGGTCTGACACACTTAACACGATCAACATCAACTTACCTTCACATCTGAGGCGatgcttattttattttgagctATTCCCTGCTAATTTTGGGATTGCTGCAAGAAGATTAGTTGCTTTGTGGGTTGCAGAGGGTCTAGTGCATCATGGGGAAGACCAAGAGCCACCAGAGCAAGTTGCAGAAAGGTATTTAAAAGAGTTGATAGATCTGAACTTGGTTCAAATTGCCAAGAGCAAGCCCAATGGCACTGTCAAAACATGTCGTCTCCCTCATGCTTTGCACGATTTGTTGTTGAGAAAGCCTGAAGATGCTAGATTTCCTCAAGTATATACCAGCAAAGAGTTGATTGCAAACCAAAAATATCCCGAAATACGCGAGGTGGCTGATCGTCTTGATGAAAATCATAACTGGCACCAACATATTCATGGTAACATTACCAATGATTCACCTCAAGTGGGAACCTACTACAAGGGTGTTCACTCCTTCCTGTCCTTTGATTTTCGAGAAGGAAGTAGACCAGGCCAAGAATTATGTAACTTTCTGAACCTGTGTATTTCAAGCAACTGTCTTCTACTATTGCGGGTGCTTGATCTTGAAGGCGTTTACAAGCCCAAGTTGCCCGAAAGCATTGAAAGACTTACTCGGTTGAGGTATCTTGGCTTAAGATGGACTTATTTAGAGTCACTTCCATCATCTATAAGCAGCTTGCTGCAACTCCAGACTCTTGATCTGAAACATACTTACATACACACTCTAACCAGCTCCATCTGGAACATGAAACTGAGACATCTCTTCTTGAGTGAGACTTACCGGACCAGATTTCCATCCAAACCAAAAGGTACAGGTAATTCTCTATCTGACGTCCAAACAATGTGGGGTCTTTTCGTAGATGAAGAGACTCCGGTGAAGGGTGGTCTGGACCAATTGGTCAATATCACAAAACTGGGAATAGCATGCCAATCAATGTCACTACAGCAAGAGGTAATGGAATCACAACTTGATGCAGTAGCTGACTGGATTGTGAAACTAGAATACCTTCAATCACTGAGGCTTAAATCAAGAAATGAAGAAGGTCAACCTTGGAAAATAAacttgaagtctttgaaaaaacACAATAATCTCACTGACATGTATTTGCTGGGAAGCTTGACAAACGCATCTGTTCTGTTCCCCGAAAGCCTTGTTGAGCTTACCCTGTCACATTCCAAACTAGAGAACGACccaatgaaaattttgaaagatCTTCCAAACCTTCGATCATTGTCTTTGCTTGCAGAATCCTACGAGGGGGAAAAAATGATCTGCAAATCTAAAAGTTTTCCTCAGCTTTATGTCTTGAAAGTTTGGAATTTGAAGCAATTaaagaattggttgataaagCAACAAGCACTCCCCTCTCTCAGACAACTGGAAATCCGATCATGTCCTGGCTTGACAAATCTTCCTTTTGGACTGTGGCATGTTAAAAGTCTCCTTGAGTTGACACTGACAAACATGTCAAAGGAAATCAATATTGGCATATATCGCCTTCCGGACAATTGTAAAGTCCGCAGAGATAATTCTCAGTAG